A region from the Sandaracinus amylolyticus genome encodes:
- a CDS encoding tetratricopeptide repeat protein, with protein MTTRTVLFSIGLAMMAAMPARASAWELFRSENGDVREGNELLAAGDHAGALAAYDRAARALPSEAGVHLDRGLALLAAGQLDPAREALRLATEPPASREIRGAAHYNLGLAFYQQADAAAGEENHEEAQRLFREAADAFRSSLRQVPGNRDAGWNLELALRRIREQEEQQQQQDQQEQQDQQDQQQQDQQDQQQQDQQDQQQQDQQDQQQQDQQDQQQQDQQDQQQDQQDSQQQDQQDDSSDSGERDDQQQQDSQDSQQPGESPEGQREDQPSGESESEASGTQERSLPPDMERVLDALQDGEENLERSMARARGQREQRRVERDW; from the coding sequence ATGACGACGCGCACCGTGCTCTTCTCGATCGGGCTCGCGATGATGGCGGCGATGCCGGCGCGCGCGTCGGCGTGGGAGCTGTTCCGGAGCGAGAACGGCGACGTGCGCGAGGGCAACGAGCTCCTCGCGGCGGGCGATCACGCGGGCGCGCTCGCGGCGTACGACCGAGCAGCGCGCGCGCTGCCCAGCGAAGCGGGCGTGCACCTCGATCGCGGGCTCGCGCTGCTCGCGGCGGGTCAGCTCGATCCGGCGCGCGAGGCGCTGCGGCTCGCGACCGAGCCTCCCGCGAGCCGCGAGATCCGCGGGGCAGCGCACTACAACCTGGGCCTCGCGTTCTACCAGCAGGCGGACGCGGCCGCGGGCGAGGAGAACCACGAGGAAGCGCAGCGCCTGTTCCGCGAGGCCGCGGACGCGTTCCGCAGCTCGCTGCGTCAGGTGCCCGGGAACCGCGATGCTGGCTGGAACCTCGAGCTCGCGCTGCGGCGCATCCGCGAGCAGGAGGAGCAGCAACAGCAGCAGGACCAGCAAGAGCAGCAGGACCAACAGGACCAGCAGCAGCAGGACCAACAGGACCAGCAGCAGCAGGACCAACAGGACCAGCAGCAGCAGGACCAACAGGACCAGCAGCAGCAGGACCAGCAGGACCAGCAGCAGCAGGACCAACAGGACCAGCAGCAGGACCAGCAGGACTCGCAGCAGCAGGATCAGCAGGACGACTCGTCCGACTCCGGCGAGCGCGACGATCAGCAGCAGCAGGACTCTCAGGACTCGCAGCAGCCCGGTGAGAGCCCCGAGGGGCAGCGCGAAGATCAGCCGAGCGGCGAGAGCGAGTCGGAGGCCTCGGGCACCCAGGAGCGCTCGCTTCCGCCCGACATGGAGCGCGTGCTCGATGCGCTGCAGGACGGTGAAGAGAACCTCGAGCGCTCGATGGCGCGCGCTCGCGGACAGCGCGAGCAGCGGCGCGTGGAGCGCGACTGGTGA
- a CDS encoding protein kinase domain-containing protein: MPQAETASEEMARSDESSLVASGERPTADAPDRDSSPAWRGVSASPAPRASYEEPIAPGTVIAGRFRVGRALGRGGHGTVYQAEHVSLGYPVAVKVLHAGFGLDARRRARFRREALLGARLRHRNVVSILDAGELEDGAPFLVMEHVDGADLESVIDRSRLDAAATIEIGVQLLAGLTALGERGVIHRDIKPSNVMLQRCVDGYVEVKLLDFGISKAMRSEIALETLTADDCVLGTPQYMPPEQVRGEPLDVRADLYSVGCVLYECLVGDPPFDAETPGGVLARVLTERAKPVREVRPDVPAVLAVVIDRALARDAADRWRHPAEMSEALRAAAQELGLPLGIDAWSSVDREASPLLGTMPIALVQRASAPPPRASSPSAEPRPAPVTGTSAAWARLGLARVRTPSRRWRRALAGAVAVPVALGIAAATWGADDGTSAPAIRAAAAAPRADVIAPAKPSHVPSVVAEAPPAIELEAPAVAELLAPEPDAVDDEAPAQDRERSRARRHRDVDVGALESRALQAFVAGREREALGVYQRATELAPDRASAWRGFGLAAAAVGDRGTASRALRRYLELAPGSRDQRIIEQRLAQLAP, from the coding sequence ATGCCGCAAGCGGAGACCGCATCGGAGGAGATGGCTCGCTCGGACGAGAGCTCGCTCGTCGCGTCCGGCGAGCGCCCGACGGCGGACGCACCCGATCGAGATTCATCGCCCGCGTGGCGCGGAGTGTCGGCATCGCCGGCTCCACGCGCGTCGTACGAGGAGCCGATCGCGCCGGGCACCGTGATCGCCGGTCGCTTCCGGGTCGGTCGCGCGCTCGGGCGCGGTGGCCACGGCACCGTGTACCAGGCGGAGCACGTGTCGCTCGGCTATCCGGTCGCGGTGAAGGTCCTGCACGCGGGCTTCGGGCTCGACGCGCGACGTCGTGCGCGCTTTCGTCGCGAGGCGCTGCTCGGCGCGCGGCTCCGGCATCGCAACGTCGTCTCGATCCTCGACGCTGGCGAGCTCGAGGACGGCGCGCCCTTCCTCGTGATGGAGCACGTCGACGGCGCGGACCTCGAGAGCGTGATCGACCGCTCGCGGCTCGACGCCGCGGCGACGATCGAGATCGGCGTGCAGCTCCTCGCCGGGCTCACCGCGCTCGGAGAGCGCGGCGTGATCCACCGCGACATCAAGCCGAGCAACGTCATGCTGCAGCGCTGCGTCGACGGCTACGTCGAGGTGAAGCTGCTCGACTTCGGGATCTCGAAGGCGATGCGCAGCGAGATCGCGCTCGAGACGCTCACCGCGGACGACTGCGTGCTCGGCACGCCGCAGTACATGCCGCCCGAGCAGGTGCGCGGGGAGCCGCTCGACGTGCGCGCGGATCTCTACTCCGTCGGGTGCGTGCTCTACGAGTGTCTCGTCGGCGATCCGCCGTTCGACGCCGAGACGCCGGGCGGTGTCCTCGCGCGCGTGCTCACCGAGCGCGCGAAACCGGTGCGCGAGGTGCGCCCCGACGTGCCCGCGGTGCTCGCGGTGGTGATCGATCGCGCGCTCGCGCGCGACGCGGCCGATCGCTGGCGTCATCCCGCGGAGATGTCCGAGGCGCTGCGCGCGGCGGCGCAGGAGCTCGGCCTGCCGCTCGGCATCGACGCGTGGAGCAGCGTGGACCGCGAGGCGTCGCCGCTCCTCGGCACGATGCCGATCGCGCTGGTGCAGCGCGCGTCGGCGCCGCCTCCGCGTGCGTCGTCGCCGAGCGCCGAACCGCGTCCTGCGCCCGTCACCGGCACCTCCGCGGCATGGGCGCGCCTCGGGCTCGCGCGCGTGCGCACGCCGTCGCGCCGCTGGCGTCGCGCCCTCGCGGGCGCCGTCGCCGTGCCGGTCGCCCTCGGGATCGCGGCTGCGACGTGGGGCGCCGACGATGGCACCAGCGCGCCCGCGATCCGCGCTGCCGCCGCCGCTCCGCGCGCCGACGTGATCGCGCCCGCCAAGCCGTCGCACGTGCCCAGTGTCGTCGCGGAGGCGCCGCCGGCGATCGAGCTCGAGGCACCGGCCGTCGCGGAGCTGCTCGCGCCGGAGCCCGACGCCGTCGACGACGAAGCGCCCGCGCAGGATCGTGAGCGCAGCCGTGCGCGCCGCCATCGCGACGTCGACGTCGGCGCGCTCGAGAGCCGCGCGCTGCAGGCGTTCGTGGCGGGCCGCGAGCGCGAGGCGCTCGGCGTGTACCAGCGCGCGACCGAGCTCGCGCCCGACCGCGCGAGCGCGTGGCGCGGGTTCGGCCTCGCGGCCGCGGCGGTGGGCGATCGCGGGACCGCGTCGCGCGCGCTGCGTCGCTACCTCGAGCTCGCGCCCGGCTCGCGCGATCAGCGGATCATCGAGCAGCGCCTCGCGCAGCTCGCGCCCTGA
- a CDS encoding DUF58 domain-containing protein, producing MIPRELIKKLRTIEIRTSRLANEQLAGGYHSVFKGRGMAFSEVRQYQPGDDVRFIDWNVSARMNEVYVKVFSEEREMTVMLLVDLSESERFGSVARPKVETVAEVAALLAFSAIKNNDRVGLILFTDRVERYVPPKKGKGHVMRVVTEILNAKPKGKGTDLRVALDLLGGVQRRRAVAFLVSDLIAKDWERSLRIASARHDLIPVQVVDPREEELPDVGWALVEDLESGELLEVDTSDPAVRRAYASRVAKERAIREQLFGRLGVDHVTVRTDRPYVPALAELFRRREKRMKGYG from the coding sequence ATGATCCCTCGGGAGCTCATCAAGAAGCTGCGGACGATCGAGATCCGCACGTCCCGGCTGGCGAACGAGCAGCTCGCGGGCGGCTATCACTCGGTCTTCAAGGGACGCGGCATGGCGTTCAGCGAGGTGCGCCAGTACCAGCCGGGCGACGACGTGCGCTTCATCGACTGGAACGTCAGCGCGCGCATGAACGAGGTCTACGTCAAGGTCTTCTCCGAAGAGCGCGAGATGACCGTGATGCTCCTCGTCGATCTCTCGGAGAGCGAGCGCTTCGGGAGCGTCGCGCGGCCGAAGGTCGAGACCGTCGCCGAGGTCGCCGCGCTCCTCGCGTTCAGCGCGATCAAGAACAACGATCGCGTCGGGCTGATCCTCTTCACCGATCGCGTCGAGCGCTACGTGCCGCCCAAGAAGGGCAAGGGTCACGTGATGCGCGTCGTCACCGAGATCCTGAACGCGAAGCCGAAGGGGAAGGGCACCGATCTTCGCGTCGCGCTCGACCTGCTCGGCGGCGTGCAGCGACGTCGCGCGGTCGCGTTCCTGGTGAGCGATCTGATCGCGAAGGACTGGGAACGCAGCCTGCGCATCGCGTCGGCGCGCCACGATCTCATCCCGGTGCAGGTGGTCGATCCGCGCGAGGAAGAGCTGCCCGACGTCGGCTGGGCGCTCGTCGAGGATCTCGAGAGCGGCGAGCTGCTCGAGGTCGACACGAGCGATCCGGCGGTGCGTCGTGCGTACGCGTCGCGCGTCGCGAAGGAGCGCGCGATCCGCGAGCAGCTCTTCGGTCGGCTCGGCGTCGACCACGTCACGGTGCGCACCGATCGTCCGTACGTGCCGGCGCTGGCGGAGCTCTTCCGGCGCCGCGAGAAGCGCATGAAGGGATACGGATGA
- a CDS encoding VWA domain-containing protein has translation MKPWVRILATIGWTFAFLVPVAYVCAWAIEGHYEVPLEAGSFRFERPWAALLLVAAPLVWLARAWLHHEHAPRILLSRTGDLAKVARGGLRLWAAPALVGMRVVAVLLLVLGLMGPQSIHARDSAEIEGIDIVLTLDVSLSMQAGDIQPNRFEAMQDVVDDFIRRRPNDRMGAVVFGRDAYTLLPLTTDKEALRGMIAELELGMVDGRGTAIGNALGTALNRLRRSEAESRVVILLTDGDSNSGNVSPDQAAEFARTMDVRVYTILMGQDESARVQAGTDVFGRPLWDRGNFPINPELMRRLAERTGGESFVASDRRGLEQSFHSILDRLERSEIEDTGRVYGELFPALVVPALALMVLELLLASLWLRRWP, from the coding sequence GTGAAGCCCTGGGTGCGCATCCTCGCGACGATCGGGTGGACCTTCGCGTTCCTCGTCCCGGTCGCGTACGTCTGCGCGTGGGCGATCGAAGGGCACTACGAGGTGCCGCTCGAGGCCGGGTCGTTCCGGTTCGAGCGACCGTGGGCCGCGCTGCTCCTCGTCGCCGCGCCGCTCGTGTGGCTCGCGCGCGCCTGGCTCCACCACGAGCACGCGCCGCGCATCCTGCTCTCGCGCACCGGCGATCTCGCGAAGGTCGCGCGCGGCGGGCTGCGTCTCTGGGCCGCGCCCGCGCTCGTCGGCATGCGCGTGGTCGCGGTGCTGCTGCTCGTGCTCGGGCTCATGGGCCCGCAGTCGATCCACGCGCGCGACTCCGCGGAGATCGAGGGCATCGACATCGTGCTCACGCTCGACGTCTCGCTCTCCATGCAGGCGGGCGACATCCAGCCCAACCGCTTCGAGGCGATGCAGGACGTCGTCGACGACTTCATCCGCCGTCGCCCCAACGACCGCATGGGCGCCGTCGTGTTCGGGCGCGACGCGTACACGCTGCTGCCGCTGACGACCGACAAGGAAGCGCTGCGCGGGATGATCGCGGAGCTCGAGCTCGGCATGGTCGACGGACGCGGCACCGCGATCGGCAACGCGCTCGGCACCGCGCTCAATCGACTGCGTCGCTCCGAGGCCGAGAGCCGCGTCGTCATCCTGCTCACCGACGGCGACTCGAACAGCGGCAACGTCTCGCCCGATCAGGCGGCCGAGTTCGCACGAACGATGGACGTGCGCGTCTACACGATCCTGATGGGCCAGGACGAGTCGGCGCGGGTGCAGGCGGGCACCGACGTGTTCGGCCGTCCGCTCTGGGATCGCGGCAACTTCCCGATCAACCCCGAGCTCATGCGTCGTCTCGCGGAGCGCACCGGTGGCGAGTCGTTCGTCGCGTCGGACCGCCGCGGGCTCGAGCAGAGCTTCCACTCGATCCTCGATCGCCTCGAGCGCAGCGAGATCGAGGACACCGGGCGCGTCTACGGGGAGCTCTTCCCGGCGCTCGTGGTGCCCGCGCTCGCGCTGATGGTGCTCGAGCTGCTGCTCGCGTCGCTCTGGCTGCGGAGGTGGCCGTGA
- a CDS encoding cadherin-like beta sandwich domain-containing protein produces the protein MPHPKRAVAMCTIVLATSAVWEVPARAQDGEATRLFEEGVALREAGDSVGAIERLRRAHALDPGDRTAYNLAAALVDRGDFVEAQRLLRRVVARQRDLLVADAARELLASVDAQVASVQLRIASLQPTHALFVDGAATDPGAGAREISLDPGRHRLEVRDDRGVVLARTDVELREGERRAVVLHPVASARASSSAARADANGARERSATSPQEPASGGDDAWVWVGVGAGIAAAVAIGVAIAVLALGGQSGGTAQPSDLPPVIVRGRDG, from the coding sequence ATGCCGCACCCGAAGCGAGCCGTCGCGATGTGCACGATCGTCCTCGCGACGAGCGCCGTGTGGGAGGTTCCAGCGCGCGCGCAGGACGGCGAGGCCACGCGTCTCTTCGAGGAGGGCGTCGCGCTCCGCGAGGCGGGCGACAGCGTGGGCGCCATCGAGCGCCTGCGTCGCGCGCACGCGCTCGATCCCGGAGATCGTACTGCGTACAACCTCGCGGCGGCGCTCGTCGATCGCGGCGATTTCGTCGAGGCGCAGCGCCTCCTGCGTCGCGTCGTGGCGCGCCAGCGCGATCTCCTCGTCGCCGACGCCGCGCGCGAGCTCCTCGCGAGCGTCGACGCGCAGGTCGCGTCGGTGCAGCTGCGCATCGCGAGCCTGCAGCCGACGCACGCGCTCTTCGTCGACGGCGCGGCGACCGATCCGGGCGCGGGCGCGCGCGAGATCTCGCTCGATCCCGGGCGCCATCGGCTCGAGGTGCGCGACGATCGCGGCGTGGTGCTCGCGCGGACCGACGTCGAGCTGCGCGAGGGCGAGCGCCGCGCGGTGGTGCTCCACCCGGTCGCGTCGGCGCGCGCGTCGTCGTCGGCGGCGCGCGCGGATGCGAACGGCGCGCGCGAGCGGAGCGCGACCAGCCCGCAGGAACCGGCGAGCGGTGGAGACGACGCGTGGGTCTGGGTCGGCGTGGGCGCGGGGATCGCGGCGGCGGTCGCGATCGGCGTCGCGATCGCGGTGCTCGCGCTCGGCGGGCAGAGCGGGGGAACGGCGCAGCCGAGCGATCTACCGCCGGTGATCGTGCGAGGTCGCGATGGTTGA
- a CDS encoding BatD family protein, which produces MRRALSPFAAACFVLALAPVAVRAQSANVTMSADRTQVNIGDTFRLQVRVDVSNAQAPQPELPDLSAFDVLSQQVSRPMQFSFGFGSQTQVVQSTAVYLFVLRASQPGRFDLRAPRVTIEGREYVGNALTIVVGGAGSPQGQQQPQPQPQQPSSAPPTGTLDGAIYDDQAFLRTVVDRSEARPGEQITVTLYLYVRGALRGSPTITREPTTDGFWVHDLLPPARTLDATTQVVGSVPFRVYVLRRFAAFPLREGDLTIGAPTVTIPMGSVFDIFAGGPQPDVERTGVPLTVSVRPLPDEGRPPGEVHVGQLGLEASLDRTQVPTGDAVTLTLRATGSGHVQALRIEGPQLDGLRVLAPQTRDEISAPGDLVAGTRTFEWLVVPEREGTYTIPPFRVATFDPASGAYRVVESAPITLMAAGNPVGGSIPSAQSDEARPAPPDAEHVAQLGPVRTRSELARGDTALADRAWYPWAVAAFPLAWLGLVIGIAARRRAAARGAQSSPQKVTKEARKRLAVAESHAAQGDARAFYAALTLALRSVIEGRLGESVGSVTHRQLERRLVERGMSDALAKRVVEELEAYEMARFSASAAERDEMQSALARARELIGELDRFVPTAEDER; this is translated from the coding sequence ATGCGTCGCGCGCTCTCGCCGTTCGCTGCCGCGTGCTTCGTGCTCGCGCTCGCGCCGGTCGCGGTGCGCGCGCAGTCGGCGAACGTGACGATGAGCGCCGATCGCACGCAGGTGAACATCGGGGACACGTTCCGCCTGCAAGTGCGCGTCGACGTCAGCAACGCGCAGGCGCCGCAGCCCGAGCTGCCGGACCTCTCGGCGTTCGACGTGCTGAGCCAGCAGGTCTCGCGCCCGATGCAGTTCAGCTTCGGGTTCGGCTCGCAGACGCAGGTCGTGCAGTCGACGGCGGTCTACCTGTTCGTGCTGCGCGCGAGCCAGCCCGGGCGCTTCGATCTGCGCGCGCCGCGCGTGACGATCGAAGGCCGGGAGTACGTCGGCAACGCGCTCACGATCGTCGTCGGTGGCGCCGGCTCGCCGCAGGGGCAGCAGCAACCACAGCCGCAGCCTCAACAGCCGTCCTCGGCGCCGCCGACCGGCACGCTCGACGGCGCGATCTACGACGATCAGGCGTTCCTGCGCACCGTGGTCGATCGCTCCGAGGCGCGGCCAGGCGAGCAGATCACCGTCACGCTCTACCTCTACGTGCGCGGCGCGCTGCGCGGCTCCCCGACGATCACGCGTGAGCCCACGACCGACGGGTTCTGGGTGCACGATCTGCTGCCGCCCGCGCGCACGCTCGACGCGACCACGCAGGTCGTCGGGTCGGTGCCGTTTCGCGTGTACGTGCTGCGCCGGTTCGCGGCGTTCCCGCTCCGCGAGGGTGATCTCACGATCGGCGCGCCGACCGTCACGATCCCGATGGGCAGCGTGTTCGACATCTTCGCGGGCGGTCCGCAGCCCGACGTCGAGCGCACCGGCGTGCCGCTCACCGTGAGCGTGCGACCGCTGCCCGACGAAGGCCGACCCCCCGGCGAGGTGCACGTCGGTCAGCTCGGCCTCGAGGCGTCGCTCGATCGCACGCAGGTGCCGACCGGCGACGCCGTCACCCTCACGCTGCGCGCGACGGGCAGCGGTCACGTGCAGGCACTGCGCATCGAAGGTCCGCAGCTCGACGGGCTCCGCGTGCTCGCGCCGCAGACGCGCGACGAGATCAGCGCGCCGGGCGATCTCGTCGCGGGCACGCGCACGTTCGAGTGGCTCGTCGTGCCGGAGCGCGAGGGCACGTACACGATCCCGCCGTTCCGCGTCGCGACGTTCGATCCCGCGAGCGGTGCGTACCGCGTCGTCGAGAGCGCGCCGATCACGCTGATGGCGGCCGGCAATCCGGTCGGCGGATCGATCCCGAGCGCGCAGAGCGACGAGGCGAGGCCGGCACCGCCCGACGCCGAGCACGTGGCGCAGCTCGGTCCGGTCCGCACGCGCAGCGAGCTCGCGCGGGGCGACACCGCGCTCGCGGATCGCGCGTGGTATCCGTGGGCCGTCGCGGCGTTCCCGCTCGCGTGGCTGGGGCTGGTGATCGGCATCGCGGCGCGCCGTCGCGCGGCGGCCCGCGGCGCGCAGAGCTCGCCGCAGAAGGTCACGAAGGAGGCGCGCAAGCGCCTCGCCGTCGCGGAGTCGCACGCAGCGCAGGGCGATGCGCGCGCGTTCTACGCGGCGCTCACGCTGGCGCTGCGCTCGGTGATCGAGGGGCGGCTGGGCGAGTCGGTGGGCAGCGTCACGCACCGGCAGCTCGAGCGTCGGCTCGTCGAGCGCGGGATGAGCGACGCGCTCGCGAAGCGCGTGGTCGAGGAGCTCGAGGCGTACGAGATGGCGCGCTTCAGCGCGAGCGCCGCGGAGCGCGACGAGATGCAGAGCGCGCTCGCGCGCGCGAGGGAGCTGATCGGCGAGCTCGATCGCTTCGTGCCCACCGCGGAGGACGAGCGATGA
- a CDS encoding VWA domain-containing protein produces MSWRDSDVLWLLAMVPLLAGLPIFAFWRRRRAMERFGDEGTVRALVAGRSGPWRATRAVLWVLAIALTIVALAGPQWGSRTRVLRKRGIDVVIALDFSKSMLARDVRPSRIDRAKAEVVRFVEELDGDRVGVVAFAGETMEFPMTTDYAALALFLQDLGPYDMPVGGTAIARALTAAERLLERAGRRGGGAAEAPPEEGTQRSRVVILMTDGEDHEGNPVEVAQRLAENGVRVYVVGIGSRTGEPIPTYAPDGTWTGYLRDEQGQLVQTALTEDNERQLREIAEATGGRYFAAGRGGVGVDQIRAEMRQMHQDEQRTRRVTVQEDRYALLLFPAFLLFVLEALLPDAWTGRWRRRRTEAGR; encoded by the coding sequence GTGAGCTGGCGCGACTCGGACGTGCTCTGGCTGCTCGCGATGGTGCCGCTCCTCGCGGGGCTGCCCATCTTCGCGTTCTGGCGTCGTCGTCGCGCGATGGAGCGCTTCGGCGACGAGGGCACGGTGCGCGCGCTCGTCGCGGGGCGCTCGGGGCCGTGGCGCGCGACGCGCGCGGTGCTCTGGGTGCTCGCGATCGCGCTGACGATCGTCGCGCTCGCGGGGCCGCAGTGGGGGAGTCGAACGCGCGTGCTGCGCAAGCGCGGCATCGACGTCGTGATCGCGCTCGACTTCAGCAAGAGCATGCTCGCGCGCGACGTGCGGCCGAGCCGCATCGATCGCGCGAAGGCCGAGGTCGTGCGCTTCGTCGAGGAGCTCGACGGAGATCGGGTGGGCGTCGTCGCGTTCGCGGGCGAGACGATGGAGTTCCCGATGACCACGGACTACGCGGCGCTCGCGTTGTTCCTGCAGGACCTCGGGCCCTACGACATGCCGGTCGGTGGCACCGCGATCGCGCGCGCGCTGACCGCGGCGGAGCGCCTGCTCGAGCGCGCGGGGCGTCGCGGTGGGGGCGCGGCGGAGGCTCCGCCCGAAGAGGGGACGCAGCGCTCGCGCGTCGTGATCCTCATGACGGACGGCGAGGATCACGAGGGCAACCCGGTCGAGGTCGCGCAGCGCCTCGCGGAGAACGGCGTGCGCGTGTACGTGGTCGGCATCGGATCGCGCACGGGCGAGCCGATCCCGACCTACGCGCCGGACGGGACGTGGACGGGCTATCTGCGCGACGAGCAGGGACAGCTCGTGCAGACCGCGCTCACCGAGGACAACGAGCGACAGCTGCGCGAGATCGCCGAGGCGACGGGCGGTCGCTACTTCGCGGCGGGCCGCGGTGGTGTGGGCGTGGATCAGATCCGCGCCGAGATGCGGCAGATGCACCAGGACGAGCAGCGGACGCGTCGGGTGACTGTGCAGGAGGATCGCTACGCGCTCCTGCTCTTCCCGGCGTTCCTGCTCTTCGTGCTCGAGGCGCTGCTGCCCGACGCGTGGACGGGACGCTGGCGACGGCGCAGGACGGAGGCGGGACGATGA
- a CDS encoding AAA family ATPase has translation MYTDVRAINEMVQRESAFVDPILHEVRKVIVGQDEMIERILIGLLTGGHVLLEGVPGLAKTLTVKTVCDTISAHFQRIQFTPDMLPADVVGTVIYNQQKGEFTAKRGPIFANLVLADEINRAPAKVQSALLEAMQEQQVTIGDTTFPLDQPFMVMATQNPVEQEGTYPLPEAQVDRFMLHVKVGYPTRDEEKKIMSRMAQAALGPKRKRGSTEPAVNDPLAVAAVATPEQVLRAREVIGHIIVDEKINDYIVDVVIATREPKKAGLKDLVGMIAHGASPRASIALNLAARAHAFVRHRGYVTPEDVKAVGPDVLRHRIILTYEAEAEELTSEQVVRRIFDTVEVP, from the coding sequence ATGTACACCGACGTCCGAGCGATCAACGAGATGGTCCAGCGCGAGAGCGCGTTCGTCGATCCGATCCTGCACGAGGTCAGGAAGGTGATCGTCGGCCAGGACGAGATGATCGAGCGGATCCTGATCGGCCTGCTCACCGGCGGTCACGTGCTGCTCGAGGGCGTCCCCGGCCTCGCGAAGACGCTGACGGTCAAGACGGTCTGCGACACGATCAGCGCGCACTTCCAGCGCATCCAGTTCACGCCCGACATGCTGCCCGCCGACGTCGTCGGCACCGTCATCTACAACCAGCAGAAGGGCGAGTTCACCGCGAAGAGGGGCCCGATCTTCGCGAACCTCGTGCTCGCCGACGAGATCAACCGCGCCCCCGCGAAGGTGCAGAGCGCGCTGCTCGAGGCGATGCAGGAGCAGCAGGTCACGATCGGCGACACGACGTTCCCGCTCGATCAGCCGTTCATGGTCATGGCGACCCAGAACCCGGTGGAGCAGGAGGGCACGTACCCGCTCCCGGAGGCGCAGGTCGATCGCTTCATGCTCCACGTGAAGGTCGGCTACCCGACGCGCGACGAGGAGAAGAAGATCATGTCGCGCATGGCGCAGGCGGCGCTCGGCCCGAAGCGCAAGCGCGGCTCGACGGAGCCGGCCGTGAACGATCCGCTCGCGGTCGCGGCAGTCGCGACGCCCGAGCAGGTGCTCCGCGCGCGCGAGGTGATCGGCCACATCATCGTGGACGAGAAGATCAACGACTACATCGTCGACGTCGTGATCGCGACGCGCGAGCCGAAGAAGGCGGGGCTCAAGGATCTCGTCGGGATGATCGCGCACGGTGCGTCGCCGCGCGCGTCGATCGCGCTCAACCTCGCGGCGCGCGCGCACGCGTTCGTGCGGCACCGCGGGTACGTGACGCCCGAGGACGTGAAGGCGGTCGGCCCCGACGTGCTGCGCCACCGCATCATCCTCACGTACGAGGCCGAGGCCGAGGAGCTCACGAGCGAGCAGGTCGTGCGGCGCATCTTCGACACCGTCGAAGTTCCTTGA
- a CDS encoding serine/threonine-protein kinase, protein MRLSSQPEQIGPYRVIAPLGTGGMASVYRAERIGEQGFRKVVALKRMHPRFRQDSRLEARFVAEARTNARLVHPNLVQVLDFGTVATPEGGERYLAMELVEGITLAQLLTRLGELRDRMPVAHALAIVSQCAAALDYVHRRTDDAGQPLGIVHRDVSPQNVLLSWDGEVKVSDFGLAKSADHEMMTTIGTRLGKIAYMSPEQLDGVWVDARTDVWALGTVLWECLAQRRMVPGDVLQAAMMIKAGVFEAPSRIRPDVPAEIDDVVARALRPNADARLASARELARVARTALHRMEPGFGAEDLAELLASCFPER, encoded by the coding sequence TTGCGGCTCTCGAGCCAGCCCGAGCAGATCGGCCCGTACCGCGTGATCGCCCCGCTCGGCACCGGCGGGATGGCGTCGGTGTATCGCGCCGAGCGCATCGGCGAGCAGGGCTTCCGCAAGGTCGTCGCGCTCAAGCGCATGCACCCGCGCTTCCGCCAGGACTCGCGGCTCGAGGCGCGCTTCGTCGCGGAGGCGCGCACCAACGCGCGGCTGGTGCATCCGAACCTCGTGCAGGTGCTCGACTTCGGCACCGTCGCCACGCCCGAGGGCGGCGAGCGCTACCTCGCGATGGAGCTCGTCGAGGGCATCACCCTCGCGCAGCTGCTGACGCGGCTCGGCGAGCTGCGCGATCGCATGCCGGTCGCGCACGCGCTCGCGATCGTGTCGCAGTGCGCCGCGGCGCTCGACTACGTGCATCGACGCACCGACGACGCGGGTCAGCCGCTCGGCATCGTCCATCGCGACGTGTCGCCGCAGAACGTCCTGCTCTCGTGGGACGGCGAGGTGAAGGTCAGCGACTTCGGTCTCGCGAAGAGCGCCGATCACGAGATGATGACGACGATCGGCACGCGCCTCGGGAAGATCGCGTACATGTCGCCCGAGCAGCTCGACGGCGTGTGGGTCGACGCGCGCACCGACGTCTGGGCGCTCGGCACCGTGCTCTGGGAGTGCCTCGCGCAGCGGCGCATGGTGCCGGGCGACGTGCTGCAGGCGGCGATGATGATCAAGGCCGGCGTGTTCGAGGCTCCTTCGCGCATCCGGCCCGACGTGCCCGCGGAGATCGACGACGTGGTCGCGCGCGCGCTGCGGCCCAACGCGGACGCGCGGCTCGCGAGCGCGCGCGAGCTCGCGCGGGTCGCGCGCACCGCGCTGCACCGCATGGAGCCCGGGTTCGGCGCGGAGGATCTCGCCGAGCTGCTCGCCTCGTGCTTCCCCGAGCGATGA